The following proteins come from a genomic window of Malus domestica chromosome 02, GDT2T_hap1:
- the LOC103418165 gene encoding disease resistance protein RPV1-like: MSKLWNHDVFLSFRGEDTRNGFTGHLHAALTDRGYQAYIDEDDLKRGEEIKEELFWAIEESKISIIVFSKRYADSSWCLDELVKIMECRSKLGRRVLPIFYHVDPSHVRKQNGDLAQAFQKHEEGIREEKDDKEREAKQERVKQWRKALAEAANLSGHHLQITNNGREAKVIREIVDKIIKEWLPNTNKLHVAKHQVGIHSRIQNIITHLSSGGLNDVVMIGIWGMGGLGKTTVAKAIYNQIYSKFEFKSFLADVSNNTSKHGLVNLQEKLISNILKEKLDISSVDEGISMIKYYLQHRRVLVIIDNIDEMEQLDAIAGKRDWFGPGSRIIITTRDEHLLKQVDMTYMAQEMNEEEALELFSWHAFENSWPDEGYLELSKKVVSYCGGLPLALEILGSFFIKRTIGEWESQLEKLERTPYGKIIKPLRISFEGLDDTQKAIFLDISCFFIGWNKDYVAKVLDACGFFATIGISVLRERCLVTVERNELNVHDLLREMAKVIIFEKSLGHPEKWSRLWNPQDVTDVLTNKSGTRKIEGLSLDLQSSDTASFSTVAFAKMKKLRLLKLRYVELNGEYKHIPKELIWLCWKGCPLKSIPDDFFNQPRLAVLDMQWSILVQVWEGSKSLQKLKIMNLSCSRSLIKSPDFSELPNLEELILERCDSLSEIHPSIGHLERLSLVNLRNCCSLSSLPRDFYKSKSVEILHLNFCDKFRELHENLGEMISLRILEVDSTSIRHIPPSIVRLKNLTRLSLANVNKIRLPYSLHGLNSLRSVNLAWCDLPEDEIPKDLWSLSSLQYLYLRENDFHTLPSLSGLSELEILWLTSCKNVHTILGLPTSLRSMYAVDCPALETMPDFSEMSNMRKLNVSDSLKLTEVPGLDKSLNSMVRIDMQGCTNLTVDFKKNILQGWTSCGFGGIFFPGNYVPDWFEFVNDHGSKVSFDIPSSDGRNFEGLTLLCSYSCNISVRPPTIVITVINNTKRTELRTSIIKEHRNRIFYKPESHHIWQGQLSNDKLSLQGGDRVEVDINLVGSYTSTFASYTLNRIGVNLLWDEPMKENERDLILGKAGYVFDPHPARFYGEAQSRW, from the exons ATGTCAAAACTTTGGAATCATGACGTGTTCTTGAGCTTCAGAGGCGAAGACACACGCAATGGCTTTACGGGCCACCTCCACGCGGCATTAACAGATAGGGGATACCAGGCTTATATCGATGAGGACGATCTAAAAAGAGGGgaagaaataaaagaagaacTGTTCTGGGCAATCGAAGAGTCAAAGATCTCTATCATTGTCTTCTCAAAGAGGTATGCGGATTCGAGTTGGTGTCTTGACGAGCTGGTGAAGATCATGGAGTGCAGATCCAAACTAGGGCGACGTGTTTTGCCAATATTCTATCATGTTGATCCTTCACATGTCAGGAAGCAGAACGGTGATTTAGCTCAAGCATTTCAGAAGCACGAAGAGGGCATCCGTGAAGAAAAAGATGACAAGGAACGTGAAGCTAAACAAGAAAGGGTAAAGCAATGGAGAAAGGCTCTTGCAGAAGCTGCAAATTTGTCTGGCCACCATCTTCAAATCACAAACAATGG GCGCGAAGCAAAGGTTATTAGAGAAATTGTTGACAAAATTATTAAGGAATGGCTTCCGAACACAAACAAATTACATGTGGCCAAGCACCAAGTTGGAATCCATTCTCGCATTCAGAATATTATCACTCATCTTTCAAGTGGTGGATTAAATGATGTCGTCATGATTGGGATTTGGGGGATGGGTGGATTGGGTAAAACAACAGTTGCCAAAGCCATTTATAACCAAATTTATTCTAAGTTTGAATTCAAAAGTTTCTTGGCCGACGTTAGCAACAATACAAGTAAACATGGTCTGGTTAATTTGCAAGAAAAACTTATTTCTAACATCTTGAAAGAGAAACTTGACATAAGCAGTGTTGATGAAGGTATCAGTATGATAAAATATTATCTCCAACATAGACGGGTACTTGTCATCATAGACAATATAGATGAAATGGAACAACTGGATGCAATAGCTGGAAAACGTGATTGGTTTGGTCCAGGGAGTAGAATAATCATTACGACACGAGATGAACATTTACTAAAGCAAGTGGACATGACATATATGGCTCAGGAAatgaatgaagaagaagctcttgAGCTTTTTAGTTGGCATGCATTTGAAAATAGTTGGCCTGATGAAGGATATCTTGAACTCTCAAAAAAGGTTGTTTCTTACTGTGGAGGTTTGCCGCTAGCACTTGAAATTTTAGGttccttttttattaaaagaaccataGGAGAGTGGGAAAGTCAACTGGAGAAATTGGAAAGAACTCCTTatggaaaaataataaaaccacTAAGAATAAGCTTTGAAGGGCTAGATGATACACAGAAGGCCATATTCCTTGACAtatcttgtttctttattgGATGGAATAAGGACTATGTCGCAAAAGTATTAGATGCATGTGGATTTTTTGCAACAATAGGAATCAGTGTCCTTCGTGAACGATGCCTTGTAACTGTTGAACGCAACGAGTTGAATGTGCATGATTTGCTTCGAGAAATGGCCAAAGTAATCATTTTTGAAAAATCCCTTGGCCACCCTGAAAAATGGAGTAGGTTGTGGAATCCTCAAGATGTCACCGATGTATTGACAAATAAATCT GGAACTAGAAAAATTGAAGGACTAAGTCTAGATTTGCAAAGCTCTGATACGGCTAGTTTCAGTACAGTAGCATTTGCCAAAATGAAGAAACTGAGATTGCTTAAGCTTCGCTATGTAGAGCTCAATGGAGAATACAAACATATTCCCAAAGAGTTAATATGGTTGTGCTGGAAAGGATGTCCTTTAAAGTCCATACCAgatgatttttttaatcaacCAAGACTAGCTGTTCTAGACATGCAGTGGAGTATACTGGTACAAGTTTGGGAGGGTTCCAAG TCGCTTCAGAAGTTGAAAATCATGAATCTCAGTTGCTCCCGTTCCCTAATTAAATCGCCAGACTTTTCAGAGCTCCCAAATCTTGAAGAGTTAATATTGGAACGATGTGACAGTTTGTCCGAGATTCACCCCTCCATTGGTCATCTCGAAAGACTCTCTTTGGTAAACCTTAGAAACTGTTGCAGTCTTAGTTCTCTTCCGAGGGATTTCTATAAGTCGAAATCTGTTGAGATTCTTCATCTTAATTTCTGTGATAAATTCAGAGAACTACATGAGAATTTAGGGGAGATGATATCATTGAGAATACTAGAAGTAGATAGTACATCTATAAGACACATACCACCTTCCATAGTAAGATTGAAGAATCTCACTCGTTTATCCCTAGCAAACGTGAACAAAATTCGTTTGCCCTATTCGTTACACGGCTTAAACTCTTTAAGGAGTGTGAATCTCGCATGGTGCGATTTACCTGAAGATGAAATCCCGAAGGATCTCTGGAGTCTAAGTTCCTTACAATACTTGTATCTTCGTGAGAATGATTTTCATACCCTACCCAGCCTCAGTGGTCTTTCAGAGCTTGAAATATTGTGGTTAACTTCATGCAAAAATGTTCATACAATCTTGGGATTACCAACAAGTTTGAGATCTATGTATGCCGTTGATTGCCCTGCATTGGAAACAATGCCGGATTTTTCAGAAATGTCAAATATGAGAAAACTGAATGTAAGTGATTCACTCAAACTCACTGAGGTTCCAGGCTTGGATAAGTCATTAAATTCCATGGTAAGGATTGATATGCAAGGGTGCACTAATCTCACAGTTGATTTTAAGAAGAACATCTTACAG GGATGGACTTCTTGCGGATTTGGTGGCATTTTCTTCCCTGGGAATTATGTTCCCGATTGGTTTGAGTTTGTCAATGATCATGGCAGTAAAGTCAGTTTTGATATTCCCTCGAGCGATGGTCGTAATTTTGAAGGGCTGACTCTATTATGCTCATACTCCTGCAATATATCAGTTCGTCCTCCTACAATTGTCATTACTGTTATAAATAATACCAAGCGTACCGAATTACGGACCAGCATAATCAAAGAACATCGGAATAGAATATTCTACAAACCTGAATCCCATCATATTTGGCAGGGACAATTATCGAACGATAAGCTCAGTTTGCAAGGCGGGGATAGAGTTGAAGTTGATATAAATTTAGTGGGATCTTATACCTCTACGTTTGCTTCTTATACATTGAATAGAATAGGGGTGAATCTACTATGGGACGAACCTATGAAGGAAAATGAGCGTGATTTGATTTTGGGCAAAGCTGGTTATGTTTTTGATCCACATCCAGCTAGGTTCTATGGTGAAGCACAATCAAGGTGGTGa